In Streptomyces chartreusis, the following proteins share a genomic window:
- a CDS encoding P-II family nitrogen regulator, whose product MKLITAIVKPYRLDEVKTALQEIGVQGLTVTEASGYGRQRGHTEVYRGAEYQVDLVPKVRIEVVVDDAAAEDVIDAIVKAAHTGKIGDGKVWALPVDTVVRVRTGERGPDAL is encoded by the coding sequence ATGAAGCTCATCACCGCGATCGTCAAGCCCTACCGGCTCGACGAGGTCAAGACCGCTCTCCAGGAGATCGGCGTGCAGGGCCTGACCGTGACCGAGGCCAGCGGCTACGGCCGGCAGCGCGGCCACACCGAGGTGTACCGCGGCGCGGAGTACCAGGTCGACCTGGTGCCGAAGGTCCGGATCGAGGTCGTCGTGGACGACGCTGCGGCCGAGGACGTCATCGACGCCATCGTGAAGGCCGCCCACACCGGCAAGATCGGCGACGGCAAGGTCTGGGCGCTCCCGGTCGACACCGTCGTACGGGTACGCACGGGCGAGCGCGGCCCCGACGCGCTGTAG